In bacterium, a single genomic region encodes these proteins:
- the hisH gene encoding imidazole glycerol phosphate synthase subunit HisH, producing the protein MTMKVLNGIIIDYEMGNVASVAKTFEKIGASVVVSRKQDEISRADFLVLPGVGAFGDGMENLKRFGLADILAQRVLEEKVPFLGICLGMQLLTDVGYEFGETRGLGFIKGKTVKLDAGSLRLPHVGWDNVEPVNGNSRLFDGIEDKNFYFVHSYCVRPDDIAIISATCDYGERFAAGIQRDNIFAAQFHPEKSQHSGWKFLENFLKQITEYA; encoded by the coding sequence ATGACAATGAAAGTGCTTAACGGCATCATCATTGATTATGAGATGGGCAATGTTGCTTCGGTTGCGAAAACATTCGAAAAAATCGGCGCATCGGTTGTCGTTTCCCGCAAACAAGATGAAATTTCCCGCGCGGATTTCTTAGTGCTTCCCGGAGTAGGCGCGTTTGGGGACGGAATGGAGAATCTTAAGCGTTTCGGTTTGGCGGACATTTTAGCTCAAAGAGTGCTGGAGGAGAAAGTTCCGTTTTTAGGCATTTGTCTTGGCATGCAGCTACTGACAGATGTCGGTTATGAGTTCGGAGAAACGCGCGGGTTGGGTTTTATTAAAGGCAAAACCGTTAAGCTGGATGCCGGAAGTTTGCGGCTACCTCATGTCGGCTGGGACAATGTTGAACCGGTTAATGGGAACAGCCGTCTTTTTGACGGTATTGAGGATAAAAATTTTTATTTTGTCCACAGTTATTGTGTCCGCCCCGACGACATCGCGATTATTTCCGCAACCTGCGATTACGGAGAAAGGTTTGCCGCCGGCATTCAACGCGATAATATTTTCGCCGCGCAGTTTCATCCGGAGAAAAGCCAACATAGCGGATGGAAGTTTTTAGAAAATTTTTTAAAACAAATTACTGAGTATGCTTAA
- a CDS encoding GNAT family protein codes for MKKHSTYLIASERLGLRELSPAEATLRYVHWLNDAKVQLYTRRRGKKFSLKDVRDFIASTRQSPDRHFAVFIKDGEKHIGNIFIIAIDKENKSAELSIMIGDRSVWGKGYATEAIILATKLAFKVLKLHRLWAESAHPVFNAIMRKLNWVFEGRRRDAFRMPRGYRDVDCWSVLEAEIDSK; via the coding sequence ATGAAAAAGCATTCAACGTATCTTATTGCCAGTGAGCGGCTCGGGTTAAGGGAATTATCACCGGCTGAGGCGACACTGAGGTATGTTCACTGGTTAAACGACGCCAAGGTTCAGCTTTACACCCGACGGCGAGGAAAAAAATTTTCGCTTAAGGACGTAAGGGATTTTATCGCGTCAACGCGACAGTCGCCCGATCGCCATTTTGCCGTGTTCATTAAAGATGGGGAGAAACATATTGGGAATATCTTTATTATCGCTATCGACAAGGAAAACAAGAGCGCCGAGCTTTCGATTATGATTGGCGATCGGAGCGTCTGGGGCAAGGGCTATGCGACTGAAGCAATTATTCTCGCGACCAAGCTGGCATTTAAAGTTTTAAAGCTTCATCGGTTATGGGCTGAATCGGCGCACCCGGTCTTTAACGCCATCATGCGTAAACTAAACTGGGTTTTTGAAGGGCGTCGCCGCGACGCGTTCCGGATGCCGCGCGGCTATCGGGACGTTGATTGTTGGTCAGTACTCGAAGCTGAGATTGATAGTAAGTAA
- a CDS encoding N-acetyl sugar amidotransferase, producing MTYCKKCVMPNTKPDLFFDQAGVCDACLSAVKKETGIDWEARKKEFEAIIETYRSKDGSNYDCIIPVSGGKDSHYQVYVMKKVYGLNPLLVSFEQTHITELGRKNRENIRTFGCDFVYFKKNPDVYKKMAIEAFKRVGDNEWPNHIGIFTIPVRTAVQYNVPLIIWGENSQLEYGGPASATEKNYLDRRWLEEFGGLLGNRVDDMIGVGGITKKDLLAYSYPSDNELKRVGATGLFLGYYFKWDARKQNEIVKRYGFAVKEDGPVEGTYTNYENLDEGTVGVHDYLKFLKYGFCRATDHACLDIRNGRITREEGMELVRKYDGKYPYYGVKEFSEYSGMSKEEIDAVMDSFTNPQIFKKDSHGKFLRDIAGNLVKVNYDNESA from the coding sequence ATCACCTACTGCAAAAAATGCGTCATGCCCAATACAAAGCCGGATTTATTTTTTGATCAGGCCGGAGTTTGCGATGCCTGCCTGTCGGCTGTAAAGAAAGAAACCGGCATTGACTGGGAAGCGAGGAAAAAAGAATTTGAAGCCATTATTGAAACATACCGCTCCAAAGACGGCAGCAATTACGATTGCATTATTCCGGTCAGTGGCGGCAAGGATAGCCATTACCAGGTTTATGTGATGAAAAAAGTGTACGGTCTGAATCCACTGCTGGTTTCTTTCGAGCAGACCCATATTACGGAATTGGGAAGAAAAAATCGGGAGAATATCCGGACATTCGGCTGCGACTTCGTTTATTTCAAAAAAAATCCGGATGTATACAAGAAAATGGCCATCGAGGCCTTTAAACGGGTCGGCGACAACGAATGGCCCAATCACATCGGTATTTTTACGATTCCGGTCCGGACCGCTGTCCAGTATAATGTCCCTCTGATTATTTGGGGGGAAAATTCCCAGTTGGAATATGGGGGACCGGCGTCCGCCACCGAGAAAAATTATCTTGACCGGCGCTGGCTTGAGGAATTCGGCGGACTTTTGGGAAACAGAGTGGATGACATGATTGGCGTCGGCGGGATTACCAAAAAAGATCTGCTCGCGTATTCTTACCCGAGCGACAATGAGTTAAAACGGGTCGGCGCGACCGGGCTATTCCTGGGCTATTACTTTAAGTGGGACGCAAGAAAGCAAAATGAAATCGTCAAGCGATACGGATTTGCCGTTAAGGAAGACGGACCGGTTGAGGGAACATACACCAATTATGAAAATCTGGATGAGGGTACGGTTGGCGTCCACGATTATTTGAAATTTCTCAAATACGGTTTTTGCAGGGCTACGGATCATGCCTGCTTGGACATTAGGAATGGCCGGATTACCAGGGAAGAGGGAATGGAGTTGGTCCGAAAGTATGACGGCAAGTATCCGTATTACGGAGTTAAAGAATTTTCGGAATATTCCGGCATGAGCAAGGAGGAGATTGATGCCGTTATGGATTCTTTTACCAATCCGCAGATTTTCAAAAAGGATTCTCACGGAAAGTTTTTACGGGATATTGCCGGGAATTTAGTTAAAGTAAATTATGACAATGAAAGTGCTTAA
- a CDS encoding acylneuraminate cytidylyltransferase family protein, whose amino-acid sequence MEKNKKKIIVVIPARGGSKGVPRKNIKLLAGKPMISYIIASVKKVKGIDRVIVSTEDKEIAEVAKKFGAEVPFIRPMELATDEVATLPVLQHAVKELKRKEGYSPDYVLLVYPTSPLLKTERIQQAVDLALANDADSVVSGTYDKGHFWVEVEGGYERLYPRKLENRQMSKPLFKENGAIYLTRTNILMRQVVADKLLPLIMDNDENVDIDYPEDFDRAEAILRK is encoded by the coding sequence ATGGAAAAAAATAAAAAGAAAATAATTGTTGTTATTCCGGCCCGGGGAGGTTCAAAAGGGGTGCCGAGAAAAAATATCAAGCTGCTCGCCGGAAAACCGATGATCAGCTACATCATCGCCTCCGTAAAAAAAGTGAAAGGCATTGACCGGGTCATTGTGAGCACCGAAGACAAGGAAATTGCCGAGGTGGCAAAAAAGTTCGGTGCCGAGGTACCCTTTATCCGTCCGATGGAACTTGCGACCGATGAGGTCGCGACGCTGCCGGTGTTGCAGCACGCGGTGAAAGAGCTGAAGCGTAAGGAAGGATATAGTCCGGATTACGTCCTCTTGGTGTATCCGACTTCGCCCTTATTGAAAACCGAGCGGATACAGCAAGCCGTGGATCTGGCGCTGGCAAACGATGCCGACTCGGTTGTCAGCGGCACATACGATAAGGGACATTTTTGGGTTGAGGTTGAGGGTGGCTACGAGCGTCTGTATCCGCGAAAGTTGGAAAACCGCCAAATGTCAAAGCCGCTGTTCAAAGAAAACGGGGCGATATATTTGACGCGCACCAATATCCTGATGCGGCAGGTTGTCGCCGATAAGTTACTGCCGCTCATCATGGACAATGATGAAAATGTTGATATTGATTACCCTGAAGATTTTGATCGCGCGGAAGCGATTCTGCGGAAATAA
- a CDS encoding methyltransferase domain-containing protein → MKNRKFTDQEKFWQSDFDKGYIERNLFTNRELDDLYMKEYGLSRSVMNTRFLGTLKLNNILEVGSSVGNQLALLQSQGHQNLYGVEIFNVAVAIAQTHTKGINIIQGSAFDIPFKDDYFDLVFTSGVLIHIAPKDLKKAMREIYRTSKKYIWGMEYFSEKPQAIDYRGHKDRLWKRDFVQMYLDLFPNLRLVKREKYKYVNGNNVDEMFLLKKI, encoded by the coding sequence ATGAAAAATAGAAAATTCACTGACCAGGAAAAATTTTGGCAATCGGATTTTGACAAAGGGTACATAGAAAGGAACCTGTTCACCAACAGGGAATTAGACGACCTTTATATGAAAGAATACGGGCTGTCCAGATCGGTAATGAATACCCGGTTTTTGGGTACATTGAAGTTGAATAATATCCTGGAGGTTGGGAGCAGCGTCGGAAACCAATTGGCACTTTTGCAATCACAAGGCCATCAAAATCTTTACGGAGTGGAAATTTTTAACGTCGCCGTTGCGATAGCTCAAACGCACACGAAAGGAATCAATATTATCCAGGGAAGCGCTTTTGATATTCCTTTTAAGGATGATTATTTTGATTTGGTATTCACCTCCGGAGTTTTGATTCATATTGCTCCGAAGGATCTCAAAAAAGCCATGCGGGAAATTTATCGGACCAGCAAGAAATATATCTGGGGGATGGAGTATTTTTCGGAAAAACCTCAGGCGATTGATTACCGCGGCCATAAGGACCGGCTTTGGAAAAGAGATTTCGTCCAAATGTATCTGGATTTGTTTCCAAATCTCAGATTGGTAAAAAGAGAAAAATATAAATACGTGAATGGTAATAATGTGGACGAGATGTTTTTATTGAAGAAAATATAA